A single Pan troglodytes isolate AG18354 chromosome X, NHGRI_mPanTro3-v2.0_pri, whole genome shotgun sequence DNA region contains:
- the H2BW4 gene encoding histone H2B type W-T: MLRTQVPRLPRSTTAIVWSCHLMAAASAMAGPSSETTSEEQLITQEPKEANSTTAQKQSKQRKRGRHGPRRCHSNCRGDSFATYFRRVLKQVHQGLSLSREAVSVTDSLVHDILDRIATEAGRLARSTKRQTITAWEIRMAVRLLLPGQMGKLAESEGTKAVLRTSLYAIQQQRK, translated from the exons ATGCTGCGTACCCAAGTGCCCCGGCTTCCCCGGTCCACAACCGCCATTGTCTGGTCGTGCCATCTAATGGCCGCTGCCTCCGCCATGGCTGGACCTTCCTCTGAGACGACCTCTGAGGAACAGCTGATCACCCAGGAGCCCAAAGAGGCCAACTCCACGACGGCCCAGAAGCAGAGCAAGCAGAGGAAGCGAGGGCGCCATGGGCCCCGCAGGTGCCACTCCAACTGCCGCGGGGACAGCTTCGCCACCTATTTCCGCCGGGTGCTGAAGCAGGTTCACCAGGGCCTCAGCCTTTCCCGGGAGGCCGTGAGTGTCACGGATTCTTTGGTTCATGACATATTGGACCGCATCGCCACCGAGGCTGGTCGCCTGGCCCGCTCCACCAAGCGCCAGACCATCACTGCCTGGGAGATCCGGATGGCTGTGCGCCTGCTGCTGCCGGGGCAGATGGGCAAGCTCGCCGAGTCCGAAGGCACGAAGGCTGTCCTCAG AACTTCACTGTATGCCATACAGCAACAGAGAAAGTGA